One stretch of Flavobacterium sp. 9 DNA includes these proteins:
- a CDS encoding LTA synthase family protein, which produces MKKLSYLKPIFNFIAIGLLITTLSRIFLFFIFKDRVVETPNFWYIFPIGLRMDLILLCYLSFLPAVLITFLPNKSLKFTNKFLVIYSFLFLFLILFVELATPDFVKQYDTRPNKIFLDYLIYPKEVVGMLLKSYLTSIIVTFLILGVVLYFAFKKGKKYFYTTSTEYKFKLMLFPLVAFLLFFGARSSLTSKRPINASNAVFSTDQLTNTLGLNSFYTVAFAAYSIKNEGNTKMYGKMDEAEAIARVKKYMIAGPTDFTDAEIPFLHVQQPDTILKKPYNLVIFLQESLGAEYVGILGGKPLTPEFDKLSKEGLLFTNLYCTGTRSVRGIEAVVTGFLPSPSESVVKLGNSQQGFFTLAEALKQKGYDTSFIYGGMANFDNMASFFNGNGFQDIVDQEDFESDGNKYAFKGTWGYSDEDLVTKANNYFKAKGDKPFFSLMFSTSNHEPFEYPEGRIKPYDKKPATVNNAMKYADFSIGKFFEMAKKEPYFKNTIFIVIADHNTRTYGKNLVPINKFHIPALIMGPGVPKGVSYSKLASQIDIPPTLLSYLGLSFETPMVGRNLNKLDPKTQGRSIMQFNDINAFRVENQVVIMQPNLKPLQFEIKNDTTLIPVKLNEELAKDALAHVITAGNLYKENKYKLRKGSK; this is translated from the coding sequence ATGAAAAAATTAAGTTATTTAAAACCCATTTTCAATTTTATAGCAATTGGATTGCTAATTACTACTTTAAGTCGAATATTTTTGTTCTTTATTTTTAAAGACAGAGTAGTAGAAACACCAAATTTCTGGTACATTTTTCCAATCGGTCTTCGAATGGATTTGATATTATTATGTTATTTGTCATTTTTACCAGCAGTTTTAATTACGTTTCTACCAAATAAATCGTTGAAATTCACCAATAAATTTCTGGTGATTTATAGCTTTTTATTCCTGTTTCTGATTCTTTTTGTAGAATTAGCAACACCGGATTTTGTAAAACAATACGATACACGTCCAAATAAGATATTTTTAGATTATCTGATTTATCCAAAAGAAGTTGTTGGAATGCTTTTAAAAAGTTACCTGACTTCTATCATTGTGACATTCTTAATTTTGGGAGTTGTTCTGTATTTTGCTTTCAAAAAAGGAAAAAAATATTTCTATACTACAAGTACTGAATATAAATTCAAACTGATGCTTTTTCCATTAGTTGCATTTTTATTGTTTTTTGGAGCACGTTCAAGTCTTACTTCAAAACGTCCGATAAATGCCAGTAATGCTGTTTTCTCTACAGATCAGCTAACAAATACATTAGGATTAAATTCATTTTATACAGTAGCTTTTGCGGCTTATTCGATTAAAAATGAAGGAAACACCAAGATGTATGGTAAAATGGATGAAGCCGAAGCAATTGCTCGTGTAAAAAAATACATGATTGCCGGACCAACTGATTTTACAGATGCTGAGATTCCGTTTTTACACGTTCAACAACCGGATACAATTTTAAAGAAACCTTATAACTTGGTTATCTTTCTGCAAGAAAGTTTAGGAGCTGAATATGTTGGAATTTTAGGCGGAAAACCATTAACACCGGAATTTGATAAATTATCGAAAGAAGGTTTATTGTTTACCAATTTATACTGTACAGGAACAAGAAGTGTCCGTGGAATTGAAGCGGTTGTAACCGGATTTTTACCATCACCATCTGAAAGTGTAGTGAAATTAGGAAATTCACAACAAGGCTTTTTTACTTTGGCAGAAGCCTTAAAACAAAAAGGATATGACACCAGTTTTATTTACGGTGGAATGGCGAATTTTGATAATATGGCTTCGTTTTTCAACGGAAACGGTTTTCAGGATATCGTAGATCAAGAAGATTTTGAATCTGATGGAAACAAATATGCTTTCAAAGGAACTTGGGGTTATTCAGATGAAGATTTAGTTACTAAAGCAAATAATTACTTTAAAGCAAAAGGCGATAAACCTTTCTTTTCATTAATGTTTTCGACTTCAAATCACGAACCTTTTGAATATCCGGAAGGAAGAATCAAACCTTATGACAAGAAACCTGCAACGGTAAATAATGCCATGAAATATGCTGATTTTTCTATTGGGAAATTCTTCGAAATGGCGAAAAAAGAGCCTTATTTCAAGAATACTATTTTCATCGTAATCGCAGATCATAACACAAGAACTTACGGGAAAAATTTAGTGCCTATTAATAAGTTTCATATTCCAGCTTTGATAATGGGACCAGGAGTTCCAAAAGGAGTTTCGTATAGCAAATTGGCAAGTCAAATTGATATTCCTCCAACATTATTGAGTTATTTAGGACTTTCGTTTGAAACACCAATGGTTGGAAGAAATCTAAATAAATTAGATCCAAAAACACAAGGAAGATCGATCATGCAGTTTAATGATATCAACGCATTCAGAGTAGAAAATCAGGTTGTAATTATGCAGCCAAATTTGAAACCTCTGCAATTCGAAATCAAAAATGATACAACTTTAATTCCGGTTAAATTAAATGAAGAATTAGCAAAAGATGCTTTGGCACATGTAATTACAGCAGGAAATTTATATAAAGAGAATAAGTATAAACTTAGAAAAGGTTCTAAGTAA